Proteins from a single region of Hydra vulgaris chromosome 12, alternate assembly HydraT2T_AEP:
- the LOC100206557 gene encoding galactose-3-O-sulfotransferase 2 isoform X3, with translation MRSFSKTKLLCFVASLSVILLTSRILPSFQPSLIRITKANQGFVSKKNSSLNKRFGESRRLTFILPKLGENRLDWPWFFRKDSFYPLNGSTPNILNNHARYNPDVMQEIMPNDTIYITIVRNPITQFESSFSYMTFDKILGMQNSTDPLEEFFKNPEQVLVNYVLTQDLRINSDRLKLIRNGMFYDLGLESKDFKNQKKIRSSIEKLDSQFDLVMITEYFEESLVLLKRLMCWEIDDVVFFRLKQRSTELKRTISKSLQKKIMQWSQADVQLYKHFNRTFWTALKNIGKDFWDEVNLLKAKNKVMSDLCLQQMNQVSSELFQTVQTKQYKLRTNIPYSTREMCKRMTWDEIKYVKHLRELQTSKDEKKDSKGILLKATTWLSNQLHFYLI, from the exons ATGAGATCGTTTTCAAAGACAAAGTTATTGTGTTTTGTTGCAAGCTTATCTGTCATTTTGCTAACTTCACGAATATTACCAAGTTTTCAGCCGTCTTTAATACGCATCACAAAAGCAAATCAAGGTTTTGTAAGCAAGAAAAATAGTTCTTtaaataaaag gTTTGGGGAATCAAGACGATTAACCTTCATTCTACCTAAACTGGGAGAAAATAGACTCGATTGGCCATGGTTTTTTCGTAAAGATTCGTTTTATCCTTTAAATGGAAGTACACCAAATATTCTAAACAACCATGCTAGATATAACCCTGACGTGATGCAAGAGATAATGCCCAACGATACTATATACATAACTATTGTACGTAATCCAATTACTCAGTTTGAATCAAGTTTTTCTTATATgacttttgataaaatattaggAATGCAAAATTCGACTGACCCATTagaagagttttttaaaaatcctgaGCAGGTTTTGGTTAACTATGTTCTCACGCAAGACTTGCGAATCAATAGCGATCGATTAAAGTTAATTAGGAATGGTATGTTTTATGATCTGGGCTTAGAgtctaaagattttaaaaaccagaaaaaaattCGATCGAgtattgaaaaacttgattCTCAATTCGATCTTGTCATGATCACAGAGTACTTTGAGGAGTCTTTAGTATTACTAAAGAGACTTATGTGCTGGGAAATTGatgatgttgtttttttccGTTTAAAACAAAGATCAACTGAGCTGAAGCGAACGATATCAAAGtctctccaaaaaaaaattatgcaatggAGCCAAGCTGATGTGCAATTATACAAACATTTCAATCGAACTTTTTGGACAGCTTTAAAAAACATAGGAAAAGATTTTTGGGACGAAGTGAATTtgctaaaagcaaaaaataaagtaatgtcCGACTTATGTCTGCAGCAAATGAACCAAGTTTCATCCGAACTTTTTCAAACAGTACAAACTAAACAGTACAAGCTAAGAACTAACATTCCATACAGCACCAGAGAGATGTGTAAAAGAATGACATGGGATGAGATCAAGTACGTAAAACATTTGAGAGAACTCCAAACAAGCAAAGATGAAAAGAAAGATTCAAAAGGAATACTTTTAAAAGCAACCACGTGGCTTTCAAATCagcttcatttttatttaatataa
- the LOC100206557 gene encoding galactose-3-O-sulfotransferase 2 isoform X1 produces the protein MRSFSKTKLLCFVASLSVILLTSRILPSFQPSLIRITKANQGFVSKKNSSLNKRSCIPKKNVVFLKTHKTGGSTITNILNRFGESRRLTFILPKLGENRLDWPWFFRKDSFYPLNGSTPNILNNHARYNPDVMQEIMPNDTIYITIVRNPITQFESSFSYMTFDKILGMQNSTDPLEEFFKNPEQVLVNYVLTQDLRINSDRLKLIRNGMFYDLGLESKDFKNQKKIRSSIEKLDSQFDLVMITEYFEESLVLLKRLMCWEIDDVVFFRLKQRSTELKRTISKSLQKKIMQWSQADVQLYKHFNRTFWTALKNIGKDFWDEVNLLKAKNKVMSDLCLQQMNQVSSELFQTVQTKQYKLRTNIPYSTREMCKRMTWDEIKYVKHLRELQTSKDEKKDSKGILLKATTWLSNQLHFYLI, from the exons ATGAGATCGTTTTCAAAGACAAAGTTATTGTGTTTTGTTGCAAGCTTATCTGTCATTTTGCTAACTTCACGAATATTACCAAGTTTTCAGCCGTCTTTAATACGCATCACAAAAGCAAATCAAGGTTTTGTAAGCAAGAAAAATAGTTCTTtaaataaaag GAGTtgtataccaaaaaaaaacgttgttttCTTAAAGACTCATAAAACTGGAGGATCtactataacaaatatattaaataggTTTGGGGAATCAAGACGATTAACCTTCATTCTACCTAAACTGGGAGAAAATAGACTCGATTGGCCATGGTTTTTTCGTAAAGATTCGTTTTATCCTTTAAATGGAAGTACACCAAATATTCTAAACAACCATGCTAGATATAACCCTGACGTGATGCAAGAGATAATGCCCAACGATACTATATACATAACTATTGTACGTAATCCAATTACTCAGTTTGAATCAAGTTTTTCTTATATgacttttgataaaatattaggAATGCAAAATTCGACTGACCCATTagaagagttttttaaaaatcctgaGCAGGTTTTGGTTAACTATGTTCTCACGCAAGACTTGCGAATCAATAGCGATCGATTAAAGTTAATTAGGAATGGTATGTTTTATGATCTGGGCTTAGAgtctaaagattttaaaaaccagaaaaaaattCGATCGAgtattgaaaaacttgattCTCAATTCGATCTTGTCATGATCACAGAGTACTTTGAGGAGTCTTTAGTATTACTAAAGAGACTTATGTGCTGGGAAATTGatgatgttgtttttttccGTTTAAAACAAAGATCAACTGAGCTGAAGCGAACGATATCAAAGtctctccaaaaaaaaattatgcaatggAGCCAAGCTGATGTGCAATTATACAAACATTTCAATCGAACTTTTTGGACAGCTTTAAAAAACATAGGAAAAGATTTTTGGGACGAAGTGAATTtgctaaaagcaaaaaataaagtaatgtcCGACTTATGTCTGCAGCAAATGAACCAAGTTTCATCCGAACTTTTTCAAACAGTACAAACTAAACAGTACAAGCTAAGAACTAACATTCCATACAGCACCAGAGAGATGTGTAAAAGAATGACATGGGATGAGATCAAGTACGTAAAACATTTGAGAGAACTCCAAACAAGCAAAGATGAAAAGAAAGATTCAAAAGGAATACTTTTAAAAGCAACCACGTGGCTTTCAAATCagcttcatttttatttaatataa
- the LOC100206557 gene encoding galactose-3-O-sulfotransferase 2 isoform X2 — MRSFSKTKLLCFVASLSVILLTSRILPSFQPSLIRITKANQGFVSKKNSSLNKSCIPKKNVVFLKTHKTGGSTITNILNRFGESRRLTFILPKLGENRLDWPWFFRKDSFYPLNGSTPNILNNHARYNPDVMQEIMPNDTIYITIVRNPITQFESSFSYMTFDKILGMQNSTDPLEEFFKNPEQVLVNYVLTQDLRINSDRLKLIRNGMFYDLGLESKDFKNQKKIRSSIEKLDSQFDLVMITEYFEESLVLLKRLMCWEIDDVVFFRLKQRSTELKRTISKSLQKKIMQWSQADVQLYKHFNRTFWTALKNIGKDFWDEVNLLKAKNKVMSDLCLQQMNQVSSELFQTVQTKQYKLRTNIPYSTREMCKRMTWDEIKYVKHLRELQTSKDEKKDSKGILLKATTWLSNQLHFYLI, encoded by the exons ATGAGATCGTTTTCAAAGACAAAGTTATTGTGTTTTGTTGCAAGCTTATCTGTCATTTTGCTAACTTCACGAATATTACCAAGTTTTCAGCCGTCTTTAATACGCATCACAAAAGCAAATCAAGGTTTTGTAAGCAAGAAAAATAGTTCTTtaaataaaag TtgtataccaaaaaaaaacgttgttttCTTAAAGACTCATAAAACTGGAGGATCtactataacaaatatattaaataggTTTGGGGAATCAAGACGATTAACCTTCATTCTACCTAAACTGGGAGAAAATAGACTCGATTGGCCATGGTTTTTTCGTAAAGATTCGTTTTATCCTTTAAATGGAAGTACACCAAATATTCTAAACAACCATGCTAGATATAACCCTGACGTGATGCAAGAGATAATGCCCAACGATACTATATACATAACTATTGTACGTAATCCAATTACTCAGTTTGAATCAAGTTTTTCTTATATgacttttgataaaatattaggAATGCAAAATTCGACTGACCCATTagaagagttttttaaaaatcctgaGCAGGTTTTGGTTAACTATGTTCTCACGCAAGACTTGCGAATCAATAGCGATCGATTAAAGTTAATTAGGAATGGTATGTTTTATGATCTGGGCTTAGAgtctaaagattttaaaaaccagaaaaaaattCGATCGAgtattgaaaaacttgattCTCAATTCGATCTTGTCATGATCACAGAGTACTTTGAGGAGTCTTTAGTATTACTAAAGAGACTTATGTGCTGGGAAATTGatgatgttgtttttttccGTTTAAAACAAAGATCAACTGAGCTGAAGCGAACGATATCAAAGtctctccaaaaaaaaattatgcaatggAGCCAAGCTGATGTGCAATTATACAAACATTTCAATCGAACTTTTTGGACAGCTTTAAAAAACATAGGAAAAGATTTTTGGGACGAAGTGAATTtgctaaaagcaaaaaataaagtaatgtcCGACTTATGTCTGCAGCAAATGAACCAAGTTTCATCCGAACTTTTTCAAACAGTACAAACTAAACAGTACAAGCTAAGAACTAACATTCCATACAGCACCAGAGAGATGTGTAAAAGAATGACATGGGATGAGATCAAGTACGTAAAACATTTGAGAGAACTCCAAACAAGCAAAGATGAAAAGAAAGATTCAAAAGGAATACTTTTAAAAGCAACCACGTGGCTTTCAAATCagcttcatttttatttaatataa